One window of Candidatus Regiella endosymbiont of Tuberolachnus salignus genomic DNA carries:
- a CDS encoding phage tail protein produces the protein MLLPNLSAMEINTPPVSYRFAVVFYPSGRTPNLVDMRFQKVSGLSLEVKTHKIQEGGNNVGHAVLPSGVRSPTLRLERGMVLLSPLNTEFNSTLSFFQFNPCHVMVTLLNETCLPTAAWLFFNAFPVGWQCSDLDANANVILIDTFELAYQRLQPLRV, from the coding sequence ATGCTGTTACCCAATCTTTCTGCCATGGAGATAAACACGCCGCCCGTGAGCTACCGCTTCGCGGTGGTGTTTTATCCCTCAGGTCGCACACCCAATTTAGTCGATATGCGCTTTCAAAAGGTATCGGGGTTATCACTTGAGGTAAAGACCCACAAGATACAGGAGGGGGGCAACAATGTGGGTCATGCCGTATTACCCAGCGGCGTACGGTCGCCGACGTTACGACTCGAACGGGGCATGGTATTGCTATCGCCACTGAATACGGAGTTTAACAGCACACTGAGCTTTTTTCAGTTTAACCCTTGTCATGTCATGGTCACGTTACTCAATGAAACTTGTCTGCCCACCGCAGCCTGGCTATTTTTCAACGCGTTTCCCGTGGGCTGGCAATGTTCGGATCTGGACGCCAATGCCAATGTCATCCTGATCGATACTTTTGAGCTGGCGTATCAACGTCTGCAACCGTTGCGAGTGTAA
- a CDS encoding phage tail sheath family protein → MSYKTPNVYVEEQAILPPSVAEVSTAIPAFIGYTARAGANNELKEKAVRISSLLAYQRHFGEAPLTHFDVNVNNQNVVEVNPKKTVDYFMYDCLRLYFANGGGDCYIVSVGNHQEEISKIAIEKGIDALEKEDEPTLIVMTESANLSTEDYGALCQKVLMHCATLKDRFAIFDAGENDIDQVKTFREKIGTNNLKYGAAYFPYLTTNLGYHYSDDSVEVTGISDPRTQIGRYSSGDNGLLVTYTGNQSDAPKIKISKHTDAEEKSISVVPNNSFVLEITIPKTGASAKDIVAIWNGLSDKKQFNMENQGTGADLIAQEITSPQALTYASDTPSATREKLSKLKSNKTALYNQIRAKIDNERLTLPPSAAIAGVYARIDRERGVWKSPANVSLVDVIGPTLKITDQQQEDLNVDATAGKSINAIRSFTGKGTIVWGARTLAGNDNEWRYISVRRLFNLIEESLQKSTAFAVFEPNNAMTWLKVRTLAQSYLDDLWRKGALAGATPEEAYFVKADRGQTMTEQDILEGKLIVEIGVAAVRPAEFIVLRFAHKLQQA, encoded by the coding sequence ATGAGCTATAAAACCCCCAATGTGTACGTCGAAGAACAAGCCATTTTACCCCCTTCGGTGGCTGAAGTATCCACCGCCATTCCCGCCTTTATTGGTTATACCGCGCGTGCCGGGGCAAACAACGAACTAAAAGAGAAAGCGGTGCGCATTAGCAGTCTGCTCGCGTATCAGCGCCATTTTGGTGAGGCACCTTTGACTCACTTTGACGTTAACGTGAATAACCAGAATGTTGTTGAAGTAAACCCTAAAAAAACAGTCGATTATTTCATGTATGACTGCCTGCGCCTTTATTTTGCTAATGGTGGGGGGGATTGTTACATTGTCTCCGTCGGTAATCATCAAGAAGAGATCAGCAAAATCGCCATAGAAAAGGGCATCGACGCCTTAGAAAAAGAAGATGAGCCGACATTAATCGTCATGACTGAGAGTGCCAATCTTTCAACAGAGGACTACGGGGCATTATGTCAAAAAGTATTAATGCACTGTGCAACATTAAAAGATCGCTTTGCTATTTTTGATGCCGGTGAAAATGATATTGATCAAGTCAAAACATTCAGAGAGAAGATTGGGACGAATAATTTAAAATACGGTGCCGCGTATTTTCCTTATCTCACGACGAATTTAGGCTATCACTATAGTGATGACTCCGTGGAAGTCACCGGAATCAGTGATCCCCGTACGCAAATAGGGCGTTATTCGTCTGGCGACAATGGCTTATTAGTGACCTATACCGGTAATCAAAGTGATGCGCCCAAGATAAAAATAAGTAAACACACCGATGCAGAAGAAAAGTCAATTAGTGTCGTTCCCAACAACAGCTTTGTTTTGGAAATCACCATCCCCAAGACTGGCGCTTCGGCGAAAGATATTGTTGCTATTTGGAATGGTCTCAGTGATAAAAAACAATTTAATATGGAGAACCAAGGCACCGGGGCAGATCTGATAGCGCAAGAAATTACCTCACCGCAGGCGCTCACTTATGCGAGTGATACGCCCAGTGCTACACGCGAGAAGTTAAGTAAACTAAAAAGTAATAAAACCGCGCTTTATAACCAAATTAGAGCCAAGATTGACAATGAACGATTAACGTTACCCCCCAGTGCGGCGATAGCCGGCGTTTATGCCCGTATCGACAGAGAACGCGGTGTCTGGAAATCCCCCGCCAATGTGAGCTTAGTCGATGTGATCGGGCCGACGCTGAAGATTACCGATCAACAACAAGAAGACTTAAATGTCGATGCGACAGCGGGTAAATCCATCAACGCGATCCGCAGCTTTACCGGCAAGGGCACAATAGTTTGGGGGGCGAGAACCCTGGCGGGGAATGATAATGAGTGGCGTTATATTTCTGTGCGGCGTTTATTCAATCTTATTGAGGAGTCGTTGCAAAAATCCACGGCGTTTGCCGTGTTTGAGCCCAATAATGCCATGACCTGGCTGAAAGTGAGAACCCTAGCGCAAAGTTATCTCGACGACCTCTGGCGTAAAGGGGCGTTAGCCGGGGCGACACCCGAGGAAGCGTATTTTGTCAAAGCAGACCGCGGGCAAACGATGACCGAGCAAGACATTCTCGAAGGCAAATTGATTGTCGAAATCGGTGTGGCGGCGGTGCGTCCCGCTGAATTCATCGTGTTGCGCTTTGCGCATAAACTGCAGCAAGCCTAA
- a CDS encoding DUF5908 family protein, producing the protein MMPIEIRELMIKATLSDPPHFSGEASRWVEEVNTEDPILPERQDHDPRGRRFIAAQLEQLLPEQVEKLLRDRFSEQALTDQIVHILARMKER; encoded by the coding sequence ATGATGCCGATTGAAATCCGCGAGCTGATGATTAAAGCCACCCTGAGTGATCCGCCACATTTTAGCGGGGAAGCATCCCGATGGGTCGAAGAGGTGAATACGGAGGATCCGATCCTGCCTGAGCGGCAGGATCACGATCCCAGGGGGCGTCGGTTTATCGCCGCCCAGCTTGAACAGTTGCTGCCTGAACAAGTAGAGAAGCTGTTACGTGATCGATTTTCTGAACAAGCATTAACCGACCAGATAGTGCACATCTTGGCACGAATGAAGGAAAGGTAA
- the vgrG gene encoding type VI secretion system tip protein VgrG — protein MMKGVYTITLSCQGKKLTSLQRHIVALEVILTVNKIPTAQLVIAERGPPAEQPFHLSRGDFFKPGHRVDIHLRYEDEPKNEKLIFSGIVVKHKIAWHDDHGSRLSLDLKSQAIRLTTRRKSVLFEKTTDKDIITRLIKQGGLTLKGAIGKAEVKHPQMVQYHCSDWDFILARATANGLWVLFHYLEGKEHIQIVAPDFKQSPKQVFNVNNVDPQIVIHNVELEVDIRQQLNKVRAAHWDTKKLALTWVDAQQTSVKKGTVDAVQAAQTIGADPYPLVHLGGVAPEELQACSKAMLDQARLTLLRGRFQIKGRKNITLGECIAIKGVGSYFEGHAIVTGIRHQLNREGWQTHVQVGLTEGMSRSFEMCDPAAAGLLPAIQGLHVGIVVGHAKEQNPQFCLKVHLPLLEDKNKVLWARLASPYASDKKGLVFRPEVGDEVVLGFFNNDPRYPVILGAMHSEKNPPPLAMEKDNHQKGIVTQENMQFLMDDKEKTLKWMTAKNNSVTLVSGKKSGIYLKDQHNNQVNLTEQGIDIKLDKNLTADTGQNVVIKGKKIDFK, from the coding sequence ATGATGAAAGGTGTCTATACCATTACGCTCTCCTGTCAGGGGAAAAAACTCACCTCACTGCAACGTCACATTGTGGCGTTAGAGGTGATACTGACGGTGAATAAAATACCGACGGCTCAGCTGGTGATAGCAGAACGCGGCCCGCCTGCAGAGCAACCGTTTCATTTGAGCCGGGGGGATTTTTTTAAACCGGGTCATCGCGTGGATATCCACTTACGTTATGAAGATGAACCCAAAAATGAAAAATTAATTTTTTCCGGTATCGTGGTTAAGCATAAAATTGCGTGGCATGATGATCACGGATCACGATTATCACTTGATCTCAAAAGCCAAGCGATTCGGCTGACAACGCGACGTAAAAGCGTCTTGTTTGAAAAGACCACGGATAAAGACATTATCACGCGCCTGATTAAACAAGGGGGACTCACCTTGAAAGGCGCTATAGGGAAAGCAGAGGTAAAACATCCCCAAATGGTGCAGTATCACTGTAGCGATTGGGATTTTATCTTGGCGCGCGCGACCGCGAATGGATTGTGGGTGTTATTTCATTACCTGGAAGGGAAAGAGCACATCCAGATTGTGGCACCCGATTTCAAACAGTCGCCTAAACAAGTGTTTAACGTGAATAACGTCGATCCACAGATCGTCATCCACAACGTGGAGCTTGAGGTGGATATTCGTCAGCAATTGAACAAGGTACGTGCTGCCCACTGGGATACGAAAAAATTAGCCTTGACTTGGGTCGACGCTCAGCAAACCAGTGTTAAAAAAGGCACCGTCGATGCTGTGCAAGCCGCTCAGACCATCGGCGCGGATCCCTATCCGCTGGTGCATCTGGGCGGGGTGGCTCCTGAAGAGCTCCAGGCCTGCAGTAAGGCGATGCTGGATCAAGCGCGACTCACGCTATTACGGGGCCGCTTTCAGATAAAAGGCAGAAAAAACATTACACTTGGTGAATGCATTGCCATTAAAGGTGTGGGAAGCTACTTTGAAGGCCATGCCATTGTCACCGGCATTCGTCATCAGCTCAATCGAGAAGGTTGGCAGACCCATGTGCAAGTGGGCCTCACCGAGGGAATGAGCCGTTCCTTCGAAATGTGTGATCCCGCTGCGGCAGGATTATTACCTGCCATCCAAGGTCTCCATGTCGGGATCGTGGTCGGGCACGCGAAAGAACAAAACCCGCAGTTTTGCCTCAAAGTCCATTTACCCCTATTGGAAGATAAAAATAAAGTGCTGTGGGCCCGGTTGGCATCGCCTTATGCGAGCGATAAAAAAGGCCTGGTGTTTCGACCTGAAGTGGGGGATGAAGTGGTGTTAGGGTTTTTTAATAATGACCCCCGCTATCCGGTTATTCTCGGTGCCATGCACAGTGAAAAAAATCCGCCACCGCTGGCTATGGAGAAAGACAATCATCAAAAAGGCATTGTGACGCAAGAGAACATGCAATTTTTAATGGATGATAAAGAGAAAACGCTGAAGTGGATGACCGCTAAAAATAATAGCGTGACGTTGGTCAGTGGCAAAAAATCCGGTATTTACTTGAAAGATCAACATAACAATCAGGTGAATTTAACGGAGCAAGGCATTGACATCAAACTTGATAAAAATTTGACGGCTGATACGGGTCAGAATGTGGTGATTAAAGGTAAAAAAATTGACTTTAAATAA
- a CDS encoding phage tail protein: MNTNDQILFWTDQGDRCLQAAKAPNGTPLQLTHMVLGNAATPIPATKQATQVRNEVYRAPVDRIALDTAKTSVVCELIVPENQRNQTIREIGLLEHDTLIAIGYASSGYTLVEQEGGTWTYIVHIPLENIPASAIETVDNLISLEVSDTRYLDAAENLKDVTNKNTARDNLGLGSAAVKDAGTGNTDLITTGDADSRYLNAADNLSDLPDKIIARTNLGLGDAATKKVGVDDNDLVTAANALISRSIVQIRGSDINGDLNKLFTPGIYAVGFISEIATLKNNFPEGISKAGFLLVLRGDSSNYCQIYIEGNNSKGIFWRNKWSNESNWTSWHELITDENADNRYLKNSENLANNTTARTKLGLGTAALKDAGTGNTDLITTGDADSRYLNAADNLSDLPDKVIARTNLGLGSAALKSVGTNGDDLITTGDADSRYVQHANNLIDVYPVGAPIPWPSEVIPSGYAEMKGQSFNKVIYPKLAIVYPSGIIPDMRGWMIKGNPSSGRTVLSQEQDGNKTHSHSITIDSTYLGTKSTDNFDYGTKNTNQTGGHYHRINMGEEASTDRFLTEYGRYYQSSWGQHTSNFTRDAGDHTHSVSIGSHSHSITLGSHAHSATVSSSGNTETTVKNIAFIYIVRLA; the protein is encoded by the coding sequence ATGAACACCAACGATCAGATTCTTTTTTGGACTGACCAAGGCGACAGGTGTTTGCAAGCAGCAAAGGCACCCAATGGTACGCCACTGCAACTGACCCATATGGTGTTAGGCAATGCGGCAACACCCATACCTGCCACTAAACAAGCGACACAAGTTAGAAACGAAGTGTACCGTGCGCCTGTTGATCGTATCGCACTGGATACAGCAAAGACAAGCGTCGTCTGTGAACTCATTGTGCCTGAGAATCAAAGAAATCAAACCATTCGTGAAATTGGTCTTCTGGAACACGATACACTGATAGCCATCGGTTATGCTTCTTCTGGTTATACTCTCGTGGAGCAGGAAGGTGGCACATGGACCTACATTGTCCATATTCCACTTGAGAATATCCCTGCTTCTGCTATTGAAACAGTGGATAACTTAATCAGTCTTGAGGTATCAGATACGCGTTATCTCGATGCAGCAGAAAATTTAAAAGATGTAACGAATAAAAATACTGCACGAGATAATCTTGGTTTAGGTTCTGCGGCGGTGAAAGATGCGGGCACAGGTAATACTGATTTAATTACCACGGGAGACGCAGATAGCCGTTATCTCAATGCGGCAGATAATTTGAGTGATTTACCTGACAAAATCATAGCGCGAACCAATCTTGGACTTGGAGATGCCGCGACTAAAAAAGTGGGTGTGGATGATAACGATCTTGTTACAGCAGCCAATGCGTTGATTAGCAGATCAATTGTTCAAATTAGAGGTTCTGATATTAATGGAGATTTGAATAAACTCTTCACTCCTGGTATTTATGCTGTTGGGTTCATTAGTGAAATAGCTACTTTAAAAAATAATTTCCCTGAAGGGATCAGTAAAGCGGGTTTTTTACTAGTGCTAAGGGGTGATTCTAGTAACTACTGCCAAATATATATAGAGGGTAATAATTCTAAAGGCATTTTCTGGCGTAATAAATGGAGTAATGAGAGTAATTGGACATCGTGGCACGAACTTATCACAGATGAAAATGCAGACAACCGCTATCTGAAAAACTCAGAAAATCTAGCCAATAACACAACTGCACGAACAAAACTTGGCCTGGGTACTGCAGCACTGAAAGATGCAGGTACGGGTAATACTGATTTAATTACCACGGGAGACGCAGATAGCCGTTATCTCAATGCTGCAGATAATTTGAGTGATTTACCTGACAAAGTCATAGCGCGAACCAATCTTGGGCTTGGATCAGCAGCATTGAAAAGTGTAGGTACTAATGGTGATGATTTAATTACCACAGGGGATGCAGATAGTCGCTACGTCCAACACGCTAATAATTTAATAGACGTATATCCAGTCGGCGCGCCTATTCCCTGGCCATCCGAGGTTATTCCATCCGGTTACGCTGAGATGAAGGGACAGAGCTTTAATAAGGTAATATACCCCAAACTGGCTATTGTGTATCCTAGCGGAATCATTCCAGATATGCGTGGGTGGATGATAAAAGGGAACCCATCATCGGGGCGAACAGTATTATCCCAAGAGCAGGACGGTAATAAAACTCATAGTCATAGCATTACTATTGATTCTACATATCTGGGAACAAAATCGACTGATAACTTTGATTACGGGACGAAAAATACCAATCAAACTGGAGGACACTATCACCGTATTAACATGGGAGAGGAGGCTTCTACAGACCGATTCTTAACAGAATACGGTAGGTACTATCAAAGTAGTTGGGGCCAACATACTTCGAATTTTACCCGAGATGCTGGTGACCACACACATAGTGTTTCTATAGGTTCACATAGTCACAGTATTACACTGGGTTCTCACGCTCATAGCGCTACAGTGAGTAGTAGTGGCAATACAGAAACTACCGTTAAAAATATTGCTTTTATTTATATTGTGAGATTAGCGTGA
- a CDS encoding phage tail protein, whose protein sequence is MATTVADIKADYPFSVYRFNVSIMGLEDKVGFSEVSGLEVGHQPITYKDGLGFKHMPGMPEPIKLTLKRGLVKGNSILYDWMISVRLNRVEKRDITISLLDEETHPLVTWTVQSAFPTKLVAPSFNATSNEVAIETLELMADSLRVEHA, encoded by the coding sequence ATGGCCACCACTGTCGCTGATATCAAAGCGGATTACCCCTTTTCTGTTTATCGTTTTAACGTAAGTATTATGGGTCTAGAAGACAAAGTCGGTTTTTCTGAAGTATCCGGGTTAGAAGTCGGGCATCAACCCATTACGTATAAAGATGGGTTGGGTTTTAAGCATATGCCGGGCATGCCAGAGCCTATCAAACTGACCTTAAAAAGAGGCCTGGTAAAGGGCAATTCTATCCTTTACGATTGGATGATCAGTGTCCGTTTGAATCGTGTTGAGAAACGCGATATCACCATTAGCCTACTGGATGAAGAAACCCATCCACTTGTGACTTGGACAGTACAAAGTGCGTTTCCCACCAAATTAGTCGCCCCGTCATTTAATGCGACCAGTAACGAAGTGGCCATTGAGACGCTAGAGCTTATGGCTGATAGTCTGCGTGTTGAGCATGCATGA
- a CDS encoding GPW/gp25 family protein: MVNDQAFLGQGWSFPPTFSQQGAVLEVVSGEEDIRQSLRILLSTNLQERVMQPTYGCELGQFVFEEVTQGLIHRLQNIISDAVLYHEPRIRLDEVIITPHAQTLLLITLNYTLRTTNSRSNLVYPFYLTEATHLSF; this comes from the coding sequence ATGGTAAATGACCAGGCATTTTTAGGCCAAGGTTGGAGCTTTCCGCCCACCTTTTCACAGCAGGGGGCGGTACTGGAAGTGGTGTCGGGTGAAGAGGATATTCGGCAAAGCTTACGCATCCTGCTCTCGACTAATCTGCAAGAACGTGTGATGCAACCGACGTATGGCTGTGAACTGGGTCAGTTTGTATTCGAGGAAGTCACCCAGGGCTTGATCCATCGTCTGCAAAACATTATCAGTGACGCCGTGTTATACCATGAGCCCCGTATCCGACTCGATGAGGTCATCATCACGCCGCATGCGCAGACGTTACTACTGATCACCCTGAATTACACGCTACGCACCACCAATTCACGGAGCAATCTGGTGTATCCCTTTTATTTAACCGAAGCGACGCATTTGTCATTTTAA